In the genome of Deltaproteobacteria bacterium, the window CTTCAAGGCCTATGTCCCGCCGGCCATGCTTGTGGAGGAGGCCCTGGGCCGGGCCGCCCTGCACGACATGACCCGCATCGAACCCGGCCGAAGCAAGGGTCCAGAATTTTTGGCCGGAGAAACCATCACCGCCGGGGATGTCTGCCGCCTGCACCGTATGGGAAAGGCCCGAATTTTTGTCCAGGACGAAACCGAACCCGGAACCGACTGGATTCACGAAAACCAGGCCGCCGAGGCCTTTGCCAAGGCCATGGCCGGGCCTGGCGTCGTTCCCCAGGGCCCGCCCAGGGAGGGCAAGGTCAACCTGGCAGCCGACCGGGACGGCCTTCTGGTCGTGGACCGGGACGTGTTGACCCGCTTCAATCTCGTTCCCCAGGTCATGTGCGCCACCCGCCACACCTGCCGTCCGGTCCGGTCCGGAACCAGGGTGGCCGGCACCAGGGCCATCCCCCTCTACCTCCACGCCTCTCTCTTTCGCACGGCCCTGTCCGTTTTGGATGAAGGTCCCCTGGTCAAGGTCGAACCCATAAGACCACTGACCACCGGCATTTTGGTCACCGGCACCGAGATCTTCAACGGCCTGGTGGAGGACAAGTTCGCCCCCATAATCCGGGGCAAGGTCTCCCAGTACGGTTGCCCGGTGTTGGACCCGATCATCGCTCCGGACCAGGCCCGGGCCGTGCGCGACGGAGCCAGGGCCCTGCTTGAGGCCGGGGCCGAACTGTTGATCACCACGGCCGGCCTGTCCGTGGACCCCGACGACGTCACCCGCCAGGGCCTGGTCGAGGCCGGGGCCACTGACCTCGTCTACGGGGCCCCGATTCTGCCCGGCGCCATGACCTTGCTGGCCCGCATCGACCGGGTTCCGGTCATCGGCGTTCCGGCCTGCGCCCTGTTCTTCAAGACCACCAGCTTGGATCTTCTCCTCCCCAGAATTTTGGCCGATGTGGCCGTGACCAGGGCCGATCTGGCCGATCTGGCCGAAGGCGGGCTCTGCCACGAATGCAAGATCTGCACCTTCCCCAAGTGCGGATTCGGCCGATAGGCGGAACGAACTCACGAAAGCCCCGTCAATTCATCGTCGGCCAGGGGCAGGGTCAGGATGAAGGTCGTGCCCCGGCCGAAAATAGACTCGCAGCGAATCTCGCCCCCATGGGTGTGAAAGACCATCTGGGCCAGGGCCAACCCCTGACCCGTGCCCCGGCCCACGTCCTTGGTCGTGAAGAATGGATCGAAGATTCTTGACAGGACCTCTTCGGGGATCCCCGGCCCAGTGTCCGAGATCCGCATCTCGACCATGTCCGCGATGGGACGGGCACTGATCGCAATCTCGCCGGAACGACCTGTGTCCTCCACGGCCTGGATGGCGTTGACCAGGATATTCAGGACGGCTTGGCTGATCTCCCCCGGGGAGCAGAAGACCTTCGGCAGATCCTGGACGATGTCCAGCCGAACCTCGGCCTTTCCCCGCCACTGGGACTCGGTCAGGATCACCAGATCCCGAAGGATGGTCCCAGGATCGATTTCCTCCCGCTGTCCCGGCACGTTGGGCACCAGTTTCTTCATGGCTGAGATGATATGGCTGACCTTGGCCAGCCCGACCCGGATGTCGGCCAGGGCCTCGGGAACCTCGGCCAGTGCCCGTTGGACCTCCTCCGCATCGACCTTTTCGGCCGTGCCCTCCATTCCGGCGCATTGAGTGGCCAGGGCCTTGAAGGCCGAATCCAAGTAGTCGATGTTCGCGGTCACGTACTGAATAGGCGTGTTCAGTTCGTGGGCCACGCCCCCGGCCAACTGCCCCACGCTCTCCAATTTGCGGACCGTCATCATTTTCCGCTCGTTGTCACGCAATCGATCCATGGCCCGGGCGTTTCGCAGGGACATGGCCGCGAAATCCCCGAACAGACCAGCCAAACGGGCGTCGTTTTCGGTGAAGTTTCCCGGCTTGTTGGCCAGGCCCATGATCCCGACCACCTGTCCCTCCACGTTCAAAGGGGCGAAAAGCACGTTCCGCATGGCCACATGACCCTTGGACATGAACTCCATCCATGGGCTGTGCATGAAGTCGTTTTCAAAGACCACCCGGCCCGTGGCGTAGGCCTCGGCCCGCAGCCCCCTGATGGGCATGGGCAGGGACGGGTCCACCGTGCATGGGGCCTTGCCCGAATCGAGAAAGAGCACCTCGTTCTCGTGGCCGTCCGGTGAGAGCAGGGCCACATACCCGGCCCGGGCCCCGGTCACGGACTTGCAGGCGTCGAACACGGCCCGGGCGCTGTCCGTGAAGTCGGCGGTCCGGAGCACGCTTCTGGAGGCTTGGAGCAGAGCCTCCATCTCCAGATTTCTTCGAGTTGCCTCGTCGAGTTGCTTCCTGGATTTCAGGGCTTCGTTGTGCAGGTCCGCCAGAGCCTTGAGCTTGGCCGTGAATATTTTGAGGTCCACGGGTTTACGCAGGTAGTCCACCGCTCCTTTATCGTAGCCCTGGAACCGGTCGGAGTCCGAAAGTCTGAACGCGGTGACGAAGATGAGCGGCGTATTCTCGTTCAACCCTTCGGCCCGAATGCAGGACGCGGTCTCGAATCCGTCCATTCCCGGCATGTTCACGTCCAGGACCATGGTCGCGTATTCGTTCCGTCGGGCCAATTCGATGGCCTCGGGCCCGTTCGTGGCCTGATCGATTTCGATCTTCGGAATTCTTTTGATGGCTCCCTCCAGAACCAGCAGGCTGACCGGATCGTCGTCCACCAGGAGCACCCGGCAGGGTGCCTCGACCGTGCTTCCGCCGCTAATGGTCATCATGTCCGCCTCCCATGGGCATCCGTATCCGAAAGGTCGTGCCCTTGCCCACCGTTGAATCGAAATCAATGGTCCCGCCGTGCTTGGTCACGGCCGCGTAGGTGATGGCTAAACCCTGGCCCGTGCCCCGGCCCACCTCCTTGGTGGTGAAAAAGGGATCGAAAACCCGGTCGGCATCCCAGTCGGGAATTCCGCATCCCGTGTCCGTGATCGTGATCTCCACCATCTCCCCGACCAGAGCGGTCCGGATGGTGATCAGGCCCTTTGCCCCAGTATTCGCAACCACTTCCCCGATGGCCTGGGCCGCGTTGACCACCACGTTCAACAAGGCCTGGTTCAGGTCGCCGGGTATGCAGAGGATGGGGGGCAAATGAGGGGCCAGGTCCGTCTTCAGGTCGGCCACGTATTTCCACTCGTTTCGAGCAATGGTCGCCGTGGTCTGCACGGCCTCGTTCACATCGACCATCCGGAGTGCGTCCAGATCCGGATGGGAAAACCGCTTCATGGCTTGGACGATGGTCCGGATCCGGTCCACGCCTTCCAGGGATTCATCCAGGGATTTCCGGGCCTCAGCCATCAATGGCCGAAGCTCGGCCAAGTCATCTCGGACCTCCGAGCCCTCAGTTTCGATCCCGGAATCCAGGGCAGCCTCGACGCGTTCCAGAACCATGCGCAAAAAGTCGAGGTTCCCCCCGATGTACTGGACCGGGGTGTTGATCTCATGGGCGATGCCCGAGGCCAGCTGACCCACGCTCTCCAGCTTCTGGGCCACGGCCAGTTGCCGCTCGAGATTTTTCCGATCCGAGATGTCGAAAAGGATGGCCACCCGGTGCGGCCGACCGTCGATGGTCACCGGCACGACGCTCTTGCTGATCGACAAAACCCGGCCGTCGGGCCGCTCCAGCCGGAACTCGGCGTGGAGGGTCTTGCGGCCCAGGGCCGGACACGCGCCGTCCTCGGCCTTGCGCTTTTCCACGCATATGAAATCCTGGCATCTGCGCCCGACCAGGGCCGCCTCGTCCAGACCGAGAAGCCCGGCCCCCACCGCATTGACCTCCACGATCCGGTGGTCGGCCATGTCGATGACGAACACCCCGGCCTCGATCCCGGACAGGATGCTCTGCAAAAGATCCTTCTGCTCCCGAACCCGTTCCTGAGCCTTGGCCCGCTCGCTGACATCCAGAACCAGAATGTAAGCCCCCCTGACCCGGCCATCGCCGTCCACATCGGGACGATAGCGGGCCTCGAACCACAGAATGCCCTTGCCCGGCGGGTCGACCCGACCCTCAAAGTCGACAGGCTCTCCGGCCAGGGCCCTGGTCAGAGGCTTTCGGATCAAAGCCCACATCTCCGGGCCGACCACCTCGGCCACGGTCAGGCCCAGGATCTTGTCCTCATCCAGCCTGTGAAATCGTTGATAGCCTTCGTTGACGAACCTGTAGCGGAAATCCGCATCCACATAGGCCACCAGGGCCGGAAGATTGTCCGTGACCGTCCGGAGAAAGGCCCGGCTGACCCGAAGTTCGCGATTGGCCTCGGCCAAGTCGCTGGTCCGCTCCTTGACCAGGGTATTGAGCTTGTCCCGCTCCCGCAGAATCCGGACCTGAGCCGCCTTTCGTTCCACGGCGTAGCGTACGGCCCGGACCGACAAGGGACCCGACATCTGGTCCTTGATCAGATAGTCTTGAGCCCCGGCGCGCACGGCCTGAATCCCGGCCTCCTTGCGGTCCAGAACCGTGACCACGATCACCGGCAGATCCGGAAAAGTGGCCGTGAACCGCTCAAAGGTTTCCAGACCCTGGCTGTCGGGCAGATTGAGATCCAGGAGCACGGCGTCGACCCGACCCTGCCCGACCCGTTTCAGGCCCTGCTCCAAGGTCCCGACACTGTCCAGGGCTGGGCTCCGGCCGCCGTTCTCCTCGGCCAGATAGGCCCGCAACAGCTCCACGTCATCTGGATTGTCTTCAATGTACAGGATTCGCAGTTCGTCGTCCTTCATGCTCGCTCCCTCACGCTCTGGGAAGTTTGACCACTGTGAACCAGAAATCCTCGATAGACCGGACCACCTTCATGAACTGATCGAAATCCACGGGCTTGGTCACGTAGCAGTTCACATGGCAATCATAGGCCCGCTCAATGTCGTCCTCGTTGTCCGAGGTGGTCAAAACGACCACCGGGATGGTCCTGAGCACCGGGTCGGCCTTGATCTCCCGCAGAACCTCGTGCCCGTCCTTGCGCGGCAGGTTCAGGTCCAGGAGGATGATGTCCGGCCTGGGGGACTCGGTAAAAGGCCCCTGCCGACGCAGGAACAGGAAAGCCTCCTCCCCGTCCTGAACCACATGCAAAACGCTGTGGACCTTGGCGTCCTTCAATGCCTCCCTGGTCAGCAGAACATCGTCGGGGTTGTCCTCGACCATGAGGATTTCCACGGCCTTCAATCTATTCATCGTCCACACCTTCAACTGGCAGGGTGAAATGAAATACCGACCCGTCATTTCCATCCGAGGCAACGCCGATCCGCCCTCCGTGACGCTCCACGATCCGCTTGCAGACCGCCAGGCCGATGCCTGCCCCCTCGTAGGCCTCCCGGCCATGCAGCCGCTGGAAGATGGCAAAGATCCGATCCTGGTACTGGGGGTCGATGCCGATGCCGTTGTCGGCCACCTCCACCCGCTGCCACCGGCCCTCGGCCCGGGCCGAGATCCTGATCTTCGGAACTGCGTCCGGCCGTCGAAACTTCAAGGCGTTGGCCACCAGATTCTGGATCAGCTGGACCAACTGGACCCGATCCCCCCGGACCCTGGGCAGATCTCGGACCTCGATCCTGGCCCCGGTTTCCTCCACGGCCTGGGCCAAATTTTCCAGGGCCTCGGCCGTCACCTCGTTCAAATCCACCGTCTCCAAGGCACCGCCTTTGGTGTTCACCCGGGAATAGGTCAGCAGCCCCCGGATCAGGGCCCGCATCCGCTCCCCGGCCCTGACCGTGCCCCGCATGAAGGTCCGTCCGTCATCATCCAGACGATCCCCGTACCGACGCTCCAGAAGCTGGATATAGCTGATCATGACCCGAAGAGGTTCCTGAAGATCATGGGAGGCCACAAAGGCGAAATGCTCCAGCTCCTTGTTGGACCGCGACAGCTCTTCGTGACTGTGCTCGAGCTTCTCGGCCATGGCGTCGAAAATCTGACCGAGCAGGGCCACCTCGTCCCGGCCCCGGAGACCGCTTCGGGCCAAAAGATCACCCCCGGCCAGGGCCCTGGCCGCCTCGGCCAGACGGGACATGGGCCGCACCAGGCCCCGGGCCAGGGCCGCCGAGGCCAGCAACGCCAACAGGGTGGCCACAGCCGCGA includes:
- a CDS encoding trehalose-binding protein, which codes for MPETRLGRYTVDEYLSLIEDFHGFQAPGLILGGFMVQAAMERIPPRTLSDAVSETAWCLPDAIQLLTPCTVGNGWLKIVQHGVYALALYDKYTGHGIRVFLDATKLDSRPLIKEWFLKLKPKQEQDSPGIRHEILQAGADICSFETVQAGPRLLDKRSKGRLGACPLCGEIYPLQYGELCRACQGDSPYISRSGSLSKPPAFKAYVPPAMLVEEALGRAALHDMTRIEPGRSKGPEFLAGETITAGDVCRLHRMGKARIFVQDETEPGTDWIHENQAAEAFAKAMAGPGVVPQGPPREGKVNLAADRDGLLVVDRDVLTRFNLVPQVMCATRHTCRPVRSGTRVAGTRAIPLYLHASLFRTALSVLDEGPLVKVEPIRPLTTGILVTGTEIFNGLVEDKFAPIIRGKVSQYGCPVLDPIIAPDQARAVRDGARALLEAGAELLITTAGLSVDPDDVTRQGLVEAGATDLVYGAPILPGAMTLLARIDRVPVIGVPACALFFKTTSLDLLLPRILADVAVTRADLADLAEGGLCHECKICTFPKCGFGR
- a CDS encoding response regulator, with the protein product MMTISGGSTVEAPCRVLLVDDDPVSLLVLEGAIKRIPKIEIDQATNGPEAIELARRNEYATMVLDVNMPGMDGFETASCIRAEGLNENTPLIFVTAFRLSDSDRFQGYDKGAVDYLRKPVDLKIFTAKLKALADLHNEALKSRKQLDEATRRNLEMEALLQASRSVLRTADFTDSARAVFDACKSVTGARAGYVALLSPDGHENEVLFLDSGKAPCTVDPSLPMPIRGLRAEAYATGRVVFENDFMHSPWMEFMSKGHVAMRNVLFAPLNVEGQVVGIMGLANKPGNFTENDARLAGLFGDFAAMSLRNARAMDRLRDNERKMMTVRKLESVGQLAGGVAHELNTPIQYVTANIDYLDSAFKALATQCAGMEGTAEKVDAEEVQRALAEVPEALADIRVGLAKVSHIISAMKKLVPNVPGQREEIDPGTILRDLVILTESQWRGKAEVRLDIVQDLPKVFCSPGEISQAVLNILVNAIQAVEDTGRSGEIAISARPIADMVEMRISDTGPGIPEEVLSRIFDPFFTTKDVGRGTGQGLALAQMVFHTHGGEIRCESIFGRGTTFILTLPLADDELTGLS
- a CDS encoding PAS domain S-box protein → MKDDELRILYIEDNPDDVELLRAYLAEENGGRSPALDSVGTLEQGLKRVGQGRVDAVLLDLNLPDSQGLETFERFTATFPDLPVIVVTVLDRKEAGIQAVRAGAQDYLIKDQMSGPLSVRAVRYAVERKAAQVRILRERDKLNTLVKERTSDLAEANRELRVSRAFLRTVTDNLPALVAYVDADFRYRFVNEGYQRFHRLDEDKILGLTVAEVVGPEMWALIRKPLTRALAGEPVDFEGRVDPPGKGILWFEARYRPDVDGDGRVRGAYILVLDVSERAKAQERVREQKDLLQSILSGIEAGVFVIDMADHRIVEVNAVGAGLLGLDEAALVGRRCQDFICVEKRKAEDGACPALGRKTLHAEFRLERPDGRVLSISKSVVPVTIDGRPHRVAILFDISDRKNLERQLAVAQKLESVGQLASGIAHEINTPVQYIGGNLDFLRMVLERVEAALDSGIETEGSEVRDDLAELRPLMAEARKSLDESLEGVDRIRTIVQAMKRFSHPDLDALRMVDVNEAVQTTATIARNEWKYVADLKTDLAPHLPPILCIPGDLNQALLNVVVNAAQAIGEVVANTGAKGLITIRTALVGEMVEITITDTGCGIPDWDADRVFDPFFTTKEVGRGTGQGLAITYAAVTKHGGTIDFDSTVGKGTTFRIRMPMGGGHDDH
- a CDS encoding response regulator; translated protein: MNRLKAVEILMVEDNPDDVLLTREALKDAKVHSVLHVVQDGEEAFLFLRRQGPFTESPRPDIILLDLNLPRKDGHEVLREIKADPVLRTIPVVVLTTSDNEDDIERAYDCHVNCYVTKPVDFDQFMKVVRSIEDFWFTVVKLPRA